The genomic window CCCGCTGCCGCCGGAACCGGACCGGGCCCGGGTCGAGGACTTCGTCGTCCGGACCCGGCGCGCGTCAGCCCTTACGGCCGTCTCAGAGCTTCAGGCCGGCTCAGCGCTTCAGGCCGTCCAGGCGGACCCGGACGACGAAGTCGTGGAGGGCGTCGTACGCGGACGGATTCTCCGGCAGCACTGACAGCGCCTGCTCCTGGTCCAGGACCCCCTGCAGCCGCTCCACGTCCTCCGCCACGCGCTCCTGGTCGACGTCGGCCTTGCCGTGCTCCTGCGCGGCCTTCGCCGCGACGAGGTCCGGGAGATACGCGGGCGCCTCGTCGATCTCCGGCAGCAGGGTGGGCAGATGGGCCCGCACCTCGCCGCTGCGCATCAGATGGATACCGGTGAGCAGCACCCGGAACGTGTAGAGCAGCGGCTTGAGTTCACCGGTCTTCTCGAAGAGCCGCCACTGGGTGATGGCGAACCCGCGGTAGTGGTGGGCGTGGTGCCGGGTGAGGACCCCGGGCGCGAGCGCGATCAGTTCACGGTGCGCCTCGCCCGTGTGCACCACGAGCGGGGAGAGCAACTGCTCCAGCACATAGCCGTTGCGACGCAGCAACAGCCGTGCGAACTTGCGCAGATCGTGTGTGACGAGGTCCATCTCGACACCGTCCCGGTCCCACATCTTCGACCGGGTCTCCTCCGGCTCGCGCAGCCCGACCAGTTCGGCCGTCGGCAGCACATGGACGCCGCGCAGGTCGACGTCCGAGTCACGCGAGGGGAAGCCGTACAGATGCGCTCCGGAGACGGTGGCGAACAACAACGGGTCGGGCTGTTCCGCCACCACCGGAGCCAGGTCGATGTCGAGGACGTCGGTCATGCCCTCAAGCGTCCCAGAGGGCCCCCAGCGACACGAGGTCGCCCTGGTACTCGATCCGGTCGGCCCACTCGGCGGGCCAGGCGTCCGGCCCGTGGTAGGCGCCCGCGAAGGCGCCGGTGAGGCAGGCGATGGAGTCGGAGTCGCCCTTGGTGCAGGCGGCGCGGCGCAGCGCGGTGACGGGCTCGTCGACGAAAAGCAGGAAGCACAGCAGCCCGGTGGCGAGGGCCTCCTCGGCGATCCAGCCCTCCCCCGTGGCCAGGCAGGGGTCCGTCTCGGGCGACGGAAGCCGCAGGGCCTCCTGGACACGGTCCAGGGCCCGCAGGCACTCGTCCCAGCCGCGGGCGATGTAGTGCTCGGGCGAGGGGTCCTGGCTGTAGGTCCACAGGTCGCCGAGCCAGCGCGCGTGGTAGCGGGCACGGTTCTCGTACGCGTACGACCGCAGCCGGCCGACCAGGCCCATCGGTTCGACGCCCTGGGTGAGCAGCCGGACCGCGTGTGCGGTGAGGTCGGACGCGGCGAGGGCGGTGGGGTGGCCGTGGGTGAGGGCGGCCTGCAACTGGGCGGCGCCCGCGCGCTGTTCGTCGCTGAGCGGGCCTATCAGGCCGAGGGGCGCGACCCGCATGTTGGCGCCACAGCCCTTGGAGCCGATCTGGCTGGCGAACTGCCAGGGGTGGCGCTCGACCGCGAGGAGCTCGCAGGCGACCAGGCAGGTGTGGCCGGGGGCGCGGTTGTTCTCCGGGGAGAGGGACCACTCCACGAACTCCTTGCGGACGGCCCGCACCAGGGCTTCGGGGGCGAGCACCCCGCGGTCCATGGCCGCGCGCAGCCCGTGACCCAGCGCCAGCGTCATCTGGGTGTCGTCGGTGACGATCGCGGGCCTCGGCAGCTCCATCTTCCGCCAGGGGCCGCACTTGGCGAGGATCGACGGGACGTCGTTGAACTCCGTCGGGAAGCCGAGGGCGTCTCCGAGGGCGAGTCCGAGCAGGGATCCGGTGGCGGAGCGCTTCGTACGCAGCGTCATGGTCATCAGGGCCGTCCTTCCGTGGTGGGTCGCAGCAGGGGCGGGTGCAGGGCGGTGGCCCCACCCGCTCGGTACAGCGCGGCGGGCTTGCCGCGGCCGCCGGTCAGGCGGGCGGCGCCGGGCACCTGTTCGACGAAGCCCGGCGTGGCCAGCACCTTGCGCCGGAAGTTGGGCCGGTCGAGCGGGGTGCCCCACACGGTCTCGTAGACCTGCTGCAGCTCACCGAGGGTGAACTCGGGCGGGCAGAAGGAGGTGGCGAGACAGGTGTACTCGAGCTTGGCGCCGACGCGTTCGTGGGCGTCGGCGAGGATGCGGTCGTGGTCGAAGGCGAGCGGACCGATGGCGTTGAACCGCAGCCACTGGGCCTGGGCCGCGTCACCGCCGCCGTGCGGGACGGGCGGGTCCGGGAACAGCGCGGCGAACGCGACGGTGACGACCCGCATCCGCGGGTCCCTGCCCGGCTCGCTGTAGGTCCGCAGCTGCTCCAGGTGGAGCCCGGAGGCGTCCGTGACCCCGGTCTCCTCCGCGAGTTCGCGCCAGGCGGCCTCCTCCGCGGACTCGTCCGGCAGCACGAACCCGCCGGGCAGCGCCCAGCGGCCCGCGTACGGCTCCTGCCCGCGCTCGACGAGCAGCACCTGGAGGGTGCCCGCGCGGACGGTGAAGACGGCCAGGTCGACGGTGACGGCGAAGGGTTCGAAGGCGTACTTGTCGTAGCCCTCGGGTGAGGTCATGTCCACCACCCCCTTTATGGTCACCATGACTAATAGTCATAACGACTATAAAAGCGCGGGCGCCGGGGCACAACCCTTTTACGGGGAAAGGAAAGCCAAGAGCGGCGCCGGAAACGGCAAAGGGCCGCCCCCGAAGGCAAACCCGGGACCGGCCCACCGCTCGAACACGGCGGAGGCTCTAGAGGTCGACCTCCTGCATCAGCATCCCGACCTCGGTGTTCGACAGGCGGCGCAGCCAGCCCGACTTCTGGTCGCCGAGGGTGATCGGCCCGAAGGCGACGCGCACCAGCTTGTCGACCGGGAAGCCGGCCTCCGCCAGCATCCGGCGCACGATGTGCTTGCGCCCCTCGTGCAGGGTCACCTCGACGAGGTAGTTCTTGCCGGTCTGCTCGACGACCCGGAAGTGGTCCGCGCGCGCGTACCCGTCCTCCAGCTGGATGCCGTCCTTGAGCCGCTTGCCCAGGTCGCGCGGGATCGGGCCCACGATGTGCGCGAGGTACACCTTCTTCACGCCGTATTTGGGGTGGGTCAGCCGGTGCGCCAGCTCACCGTGGTTGGTGAGCAGGATGACGCCCTCGGTCTCGGTGTCGAGCCGTCCGACGTGGAAGAGCCGCGTCTCGCGGTTGGTCACATAGTCGCCGAGGCACTGCCGGCCCTCGTTGTCCTCCATCGTCGACACGACACCGGCCGGCTTGTTCAACGAGAAGAACTGGTACGACTGCGTCGCGACCGTCAGCCCGTCGACCTTGACCTCGTCCTTCTCCGGGTCGACGCGCTTGCCCTGCTCCAGGACGATCTCGCCGTTGACCTCGACGCGCGCCTGCTCGATCAGCTCCTCGCAGGCCCGCCGGGAACCGTAGCCCGCACGCGCGAGGATCTTCTGCAGCCGCTCGCCCTCCTGCTCGGCGCCCGGGAAGGTCTTGGGCAGCTTGACGTCCTTCTTGCCCGCGTACCGCTCCCGGTTGCGCTCCTCGGCCCGCGCGTCGTACTCACGCGACGTCGCCGGAGCCCAACGGCCGCGTCCACTACCCGGCTGCTGGGACTGCTTGGGGCCGCCCTTGGCGCCGCCGCGGGCCGCGTTGCCACGCCCGGACTTCGGCCCTTCGTGGGTGGCGCCGGGGCCCACGTCGTAGCGGCGCTCCTCGGGACGGGGCTTGCCCGCGCGCTTCGGCCTGTCGTCGCGCCCTGCCCCGCCCTTCGGCTGCGAGCCGCTTCCACCGGACCCGCGGGGTTTGCCGCCACCACCGCTTCCCCGGGGGTTGCCGCGCCCGTTGTTCCTGCCACTGCCGCTGCCACTGCTTCGCATCAAAGTTCCGTCGTCGTCGTGTCGTCTGCATCTGCATCCGGTGCATCCGGATCGAACGACGGGACCCCTTCCAGCGTCTCGGCCTCGATCGCCTCCGCCTCCGGGAGGAAGGGCGCGAGCTCCGGGAGCTCGTCCAGGCCGCGCAGGCCCATCCGCTCCAGAAAGTAGTTCGTCGTCCTGTACAGGATCGCACCTGTTTCGGGTTCCGCGCCCGCCTCCTCGACCAGACCCCGCTGGAGAAGGGTGCGCATGACCCCGTCGCAGTTGACTCCTCGTACGGCCGAGACCCTGCTGCGGCTCACCGGCTGCCGGTACGCGACCACGGCCAGTGTCTCCAGCGCGGCCTGCGTGAGCCGGGCCTGCTGCCCGTCGAGCACGAACCGCTCGACGGCGGCGGCGTACTCGGGCCGGGTGTAGAACCGCCACCCCCCGGCGATCAGCCGCAGCTCGAACCCGCGCCCCTGCACCGCGTACTCGTCGGCCAGTTCCCTGAGCGCCTTGGTGATCTGCCGCTTCGGCCGCTCCAGTATCTTCGACAGATGCTCCGCCGTCGCGGGCTCGTCCACGACCATGAGGACGGCCTCCAGGGCGGGCTTGAGGTCGAGGTCGGCGACGGTACGCGGACCCGCGGGCACCTCCGTTCTCTCCTCGCTCACGCCTTCTTCTCCTCCTTGGGAGGCTCTGGGGGCCGGTCGAACTCGTCCGTGACCACGGGCTCGGCGTCCGTGTCCCCACCGGTCCACCGCACGATCAGATCGCCCAGCGCGGTCTCCTGGTCCAGCGCCACGGCCTTCTCCCGGTACAGCTCCAGCAGCGCGAGGAAACGGGCGACGACGGTGAGGGTGTCGTCGGTGTCCTCGACCAGCACGCGGAACGACGCCTCGCCCAGCTCCCGCAGCCGCGCGACGACGATCCCGGCCTGCTCCTGCACACTCACCAGCGGCGCGTGGATGTGATCGACGTACACCTGCGGCTTGGGCTTCGGCTGCATGGCTTTGACGGCCAGCTTGGCGAATCCCTCCGCCCCGATGCTGATGACCACCTCGGGCAACAGCTCCGCGTGCTGCGGCTCCAGCCCGACGGTACGCGGATACCGTCGCGCCTCCTCGTCCAGCCGCCGGTTGAAGATCTCCGCGATCTGCTTGTACGCGCGGTACTGGAGCAGCCGGGCGAAGAGCAGGTCCCGCGCTTCGAGGAGCGCGAGGTCGGCTTCGTCCTCGACCTCGGCGGAGGGCAGCAGCCGCGCGGCTTTCAGATCCAGCAAGGTCGCCGCGACCACCAGGAACTCGGTCGTCTCATCCAGGTCCCAGTCCGGCCCCATCGCCCGGATGTGCGCCATGAACTCGTCGGTGACCTTGGAGAGCGCGACTTCGGTGACGTCCAGCTTGTGCTTGGAGATCAGCTGGAGAAGAAGATCGAAGGGGCCTTCGAAGTTGGAAAGCCGAACCTTGAAGACACCGTCGTCGGCCGACTCGGGCTCCTCGGAACCGCCGGACGCCTCTGGCGCGGCTTCGGCGGGCGCGGCCTCGGACCGTGGGCGCGCTTCGGCTTCGGCTTCGGCGGGGACGGCGGCAGAGGGCTCCTCGTCACCGCCGTCGGCGTTGTGGGCAGTCGTTCCGCGGGGCGGAACAGGCGGGCAGGACGCCCCACCGGCGTCAGCCGAAGAACGCTCCTCAGCTGCGGACTCACCCTCGACCGGCTCGACCGGCGGAGCCGAGGGCCCCCTCCCCAGCGCACGCCGACGACCGGCCGAACCGCCGGAGGCCGCCGCAGAGGAGTCATACGAGGTCATAGCCCCCGCAGGCTACCCCTACCGCCCACGAAGCCGTCGTACGAGGATGCTGGCGTCCCCCCGGGCCTCCAGATCCGCCAGCACCACGGCGACAGCCTCCCGCACGATCCGCCCGCGGTCGACGGCCAGCCCGTGCTCCCCGCGCAGCACCAGCCGGGCGTGCTCGAGATCCATGAGCTCCTCGGCGGAGACGTACACGGTGATCTTCTCGTCGTGCCGCTCCCGCCCGCTGGGCCGGCGCCCGGAGGCACGCCCCCGCTTGCGGGGCGCGCCGGCGGCAGAACCTTCCTGCGGCTTCGGCTGCCGCCCGGCGGCAGCCGACCGCTCGGCCCCCGCGGCGGCGGACCGGCTGCGCGGCTGATCGCCGTCGGACTCGGCGTCCGCGGCCACATGCTCGGACCCCTCGCCGTCACCGCCCTGTACGGGCACGGACGGCGGTGCGTCCTCCGCAGTGGCGGCCCCGTCGCTGTCCCCGGCGGGAGCGGGCACACGGGCTTCTCCGTTGGGCCCCCGCCGGGGAGTGGACGGCTGAAGCGCCATTCCCCCTGTCGTACGGAAGAGTTCGTCGGCCCCCGGCAGACTCACTCGGCGTGACACCGGGCGAGCACCTCCCTGGCGAGCTGGCGGTACGCGGCGGCGCCGACGGAGTTGGAGGCGTACGTGGTGATCGGCTCACCGGCGACCGTGGTCTCCGGGAAGCGGACCGTGCGCCCGATGACCGTGTGGTAGACGTGGTCGTCGAACGCTTCGACGACCCGCGCGAGAACCTCACGGCTGTGCACGGTGCGCGAGTCGTACATCGTGGCGAGGATGCCGTCGAGTTCCAGCTCGGGGTTGAGCCGCTCCTGGACCTTCTCGATGGTCTCCGTCAGCAGCGCGACACCGCGCAGCGCGAAGAACTCGCACTCCAGCGGCACGATCACCTTGTGCGCGGCCGTCAGAGCGTTCACGGTGAGCAGACCGAGCGAGGGCTGGCAGTCGATCACGATGTAGTCGTAGTCGGCCATCAGCGGCTTCAGGGCCCGCTGCAGCGTGGACTCGCGCGCGACCTCGGAGACCAGCTGGACCTCGGCCGCCGACAGGTCGATGTTGCTCGGCAGCAGATCCATGTTGGGGACCGCGGTCTTCAGCAGGACGTCGTCGGCCGACATGCCCCGCTCCATGAGCAGGTTGTAGACCGTGAGGTCGAGCTCCATCGGGTTCACACCGAGACCGACCGAGAGGGCGCCCTGCGGGTCGAAGTCGACGAGCAAGACCCGGCGGCCGTACTCCGCGAGCGCGGCACCCAGGTTGATGGTCGACGTCGTCTTGCCGACGCCGCCCTTCTGGTTGCACATCGCGATGATCTTCGCGGGGCCGTGGTCGGTCAGCGGGCCCGGGATCGGGAAGTACGGCAGCGGGCGACCGGTCGGACCGATGCGCTCGCGGCGCTGGCGGGCCGCGTCGGGCGCGAGCGTGGCCGCGTACTCGGGATCGGGCTCGTACTCGGCGTCGGGGTCGTAGAAGTGCCCGTCGGGCAGCTCGTCGTAGTCGGCGAAGTGGTTGTGGACCCCGCCACTTCCGTCGCCGGCCATGGCGTTCACGTGTTGGCCATCCATGCTCTGGGGTGCTGGCTGAGTTAGCCCGGCTGGTTGCTGACTCTGGTGGGCTGCGAAGGTGCGGACAGCGACGGAGCCGACAGCCGCGAACCCCGTGGGACCCGAGACCGGCGCAGGCATTCCTGGTTGACCACCCCCGGGAGTAAATGTCGACTCATTCACAAGTCGTCTTACCTCCTTGGTGACCAGGAAACTTCTAGATAGGTCAGCGTGGCACCATGCCGACGGTTGGCGACTCTATGGCGTGTCGGCGGTCCGCAGCAACACAATCCGCCGGACCCGGCCCGATGTGTCGGCAATGAAACATGCGGCTGTCAAGGGCGTAGGGCCGTCGCACAGCAGGTTTCACCGGTGCGCGAAACATCCGAACGGTTACGTTCGAGGCGAGTTGCGCGAGTGTCGCAAAGTGACCATACACACATCCGGCCGGACCTTGTCGGGCAAGATCCGGCCGGGAAGGTGCTGTTGACGACCTGTGTTGACGTATCGCCTTTTACCGAAAGGTGACTTAAAGCAGCCGGTCAGCGGCCGGTCGGCTGCCTTCTCGCCGGCGGGTCAGCCGAGCAGCGACGCCAACTCCGCGTGTTCCAGGCCGTGCGCCTCGGCGACCTCGCGGTAAACCACCTTGCCGTCATGGGTGTTGAGGCCCTTGGCCAGCGCCGGGTCGCGCCGCAGCGCCTCGACCCAGCCGTGGTCGGCGAGTTCGACGATGTACGGCAGCGTGGCGTTGGTCAGCGCGTAGGTCGAGGTGTTGGGCACCGCGCCGGGCATGTTGGCGACGCAGTAGAAGACCGAGTCGTGGACCGGGAAGGTCGGCTCGGCGTGGGTGGTCGGACGCGAGTCCTCGAAGCAGCCACCCTGGTCGATCGCGATGTCGACAAGGACACTTCCCGGCTTCATGCGCGACACGAGCTCGTTGGTGACCAGCTTCGGGGCCTTGGCGCCCGGGATGAGGACGGCGCCGATGACGAGGTCGGCCTCCAGGCACGCCTTCTCCAGCTCGAAGGCGTTGGAGACGACCGTCTGGATCTTCGTGCCGAAGATCTTGTCGGCTTCCTTGAGCTTGTTGATGTCCTTGTCGAGCAGGGTCACGTGGAAGCCCATGCCGATGGCGATCTGCGCGGCGTTCCAGCCCGACACACCGCCGCCGATGACGACGGCCCGGCCTGCCTGCACACCCGGCACACCGCCGGGCAGCACACCGCGGCCACCGTTGGCCCGCATCAGGTGGTACGCGCCGACCTGCGGGGCGAGCCGACCCGCGACCTCGGACATCGGGGCGAGCAGCGGCAGCGCGCGGCCGGGCAGTTCGACGGTCTCGTACGCGATCGCGGTCGTGCCCGACTCGACGAGGGCGTCGGTGCACTCCTTGGAGGCGGCCAGGTGCAGGTAGGTGAAGAGCGTCTGGTCCTTGCGGAGGCGGTGGTACTCCTCGGCGATGGGTTCCTTGACCTTGAGCAGCAGGTCGGCGGTGGCCCACACCTCGTCGGCCGTGGCCAGGATCTCGGCGCCGGCGGCGACGTACTCGACGTCCGGGATCGACGAGCCGACACCGGCGCCCTGCTCGATGACGACCTGGTGGCCGTGGCGCACCAGCTCGTGCACGCCGGCGGGGGTGATGGCCACCCGGAACTCGTTGTTCTTGACCTCGCGGGGGATGCCGACCTTCACGTCGATCACGGTCCTTGGCTCGGAGGGGTGTGGGGCTCACACGCAGGGGCGGAACCTGCCCGAACAATGCAGGACATACCCGTACGCACCGGAGCGCACCAGGAGACACCGCAGGAGAACCGGCGGCGTAGCCAGTCTAATGAAGGCATCCCCGCTGTCTAGCCTTTCAATGCATCAATCTTTCGCGGATGCACTACGGATTTCGCAGGCGTTAGCACCGTGTTCCGGCTCGATCTCGCTGGTTTCGCTGTCGGGGAGCTCGTCGCCCAGCAGTAGCTCGGCGGCCCTCCGGTGCAGCCGGGCCGCCGCCGGGTCGCCGAGCCGCTCCAGGGTGTCGGCGAGCCGGAGCTGGAGCGCGGCCTGCAACCGGGTGTCCTCTGCGCGCCGCGCCCACTCCACCGCCTCCTGACAGGTCCGCAGCGCCTCCTCCGGCCGCCCGGCGTACTCCTGGACGCGCGCCATCTCGCTCAACGCCCTTGCCTGGCCGCCCACATCACCGAGCCGGCGGTGGCCGGTGAGCGCCGAACTCCAGTTGCGCAGTGCCTCGCCGTAGCGGCCCGCGTAGGTGTGCGCGGTGGCGATCCGGCCGTACAGCCGGGCGGCGTCCGCGCGCTCGTCCCGGGCGAGCCGCTGGGCGAGTGCCCTGCCGTACCAGTCGGCGGCCCGTTCGTAGTCCTCCAACTCCTGGTGGGCGCCGCCTACGGATTCCATCGCGCGACCGGTCGCATAGGGGTCGTTCGCCCGCCGCCCGGCGTCGAGCGCGGCCCGGTAGCGGGCCAGCGCCGCCGTCGTACGGCCGGTCCGGGCATCCAGGTCGCCGAGGTTCAGCAGGGCCGCCGCCTGCTCACGGGGCAGGTCACGGCGCTCGGCGACGTCGAGGACGAGCCGGTGGATGCCGTACAGGTCGGGGGCCGCGGCCTGGGTGCCGAAGTGCGCCACCATGGCCCGGACCAGCTGGGACATCAGACGCCGGGCCAGGGTGTCCAGCTCGCCGTCGGCCACCGCGAGCCGGGCCGCGGCCAGCAGCGCGGGCCGGCGGACGCCCAGCCACTCCTCGGCGGCCCGGGGGCTCGGGAACCGCAGCGCCTTGGGCATCCCGAGGAGCTTCTCGCGGGCCAGCGGGCTGTCGGTCTCGGTGATGGCCCGGCAGGACTGCAGCAGCCGTACCGACCGCTCCAGCATCCGCGCGCGGGCCAGTTGCAGCTCGCCCGGCCGCTCCTGGCTCTCGGCGAGGGCCCACAGCAGCGGCTGGAGGCAGCCGGGGACCTCGTACTGCGGCATCGGCGAGTCGACCGGGTGCAGGAACCCGAGGGCCACGAAGTCGTCCAGCGTGGTGCGGGCCGCGCCGATCGCGCAGCCGGCGAGAGCGGAGGCGATGTGCGGGTCGACCAGGCCGGCCGGGGCGAGCGCCAGGAGGCGCAGTATCCGGGCGGCGGTGGTCGGCAGCGAGGCGTACGACAGCTTGAAGACCTTGGCGAGCGGCGGGCTGTCGTCGCCCTCGGCGCGCAGCTGTTTGGCCAGGTCGGAGACGGCGGCCGTGGGCCGGGCGGCCAGCCAGCCCCCGGCGAGCCGCAGCGCGGCGGGCTGGGCCCCGCACACCTCGGCGAGCCCCTCGGCGGAGCGCGGGTCCACGGTGATGCGCACCGAGCCGGTGAAGCGTTCCAGCAGTTCCACGGCGGACTTGGTGTCCAGTCCGCCCAGGGTGCACGGGCGGACGTCGGAGATGCCCGTCAGCGGCCCCTCGGAGACCGCCACGACCAGGGAGTCCGGTGTGTCCGGCAGCAGCGCGTCGACCTGCTCGGCGTCGGCCGCGTCGTCCAGCAGCAGGACCACCCGGCGATCCGCCAGCGCTTCGCGCAGGGCCTCGCTGAGGTCGTCCTCGTCGGCGCCGGCGGGGGTCGGCAGTCCGAGTTCCCCGAGCAGTTCCCGCGCCGCGCTCTCGACCGGGACACGGGTGCCGTCGGGTTCGGTGAGCCGGGTCCGCAGCACACCGTCGGGGTAACCGTCGGTAACCTGCCGGACGAGTTCCTCGGCGAGCGCGGTGCGGCCGAAGCCGGGACGGCCGGCGATGAGCAGCACGCGCGCGTGGGGCGCCTTCCGGCCCGCGAGGGTGTTGAGACCGGCCCGGCCGATGTCGGCCCGCAGTTCCTTCAACTCTCTTGCCCGGCCAAGGAACTGACTGTCCGTGGGGGCGGCCTCGACAGCCGGGGGCCGCCCTGTTCCGGACACCCGGGCATCCCCGATGTCCACCGCCTGATCCGCCACGGGCCACTCTCCCGTCCCACCGCACGAGCAAGCCCGCCGGGACTCCGGTTCGGGCGTTTCCCGAGCCTAGTTCACGCTCTGCGACGATCTGGGCGGAGCACGGCGGGCAGGTCGCTCGATCGGATCAAACGATCGTAGGACTGGCGGTGTGAGGTTGCTGTGAGGAGGGGGTCAGGACTCGAACGGCCGGGCGGGCCACGGCGCCTCAGCCGGACGCAGCGCGTCCACGCCCTCTCCACTCCTCGCCGCCACCAGCGAAAGCACCCCCACCACCAGGCAGTTGTTGTGCAGCTCCCCGGCGAGGACACCCCGCACCACCTCGTCCACGGGAACGCGGGCCAGCTCCATGTCGGCCTCCTCGTCCTCCACCTCGAAGCGCTGCCCCTCGGCCGCGGAGAGGTCGCGCGCGAGGAAGATCCGCACGGCCTCGTCGCAGCCGCCGGGCGTGGTGTAGACGTCGGTCAGCACCCGCCAGTCCTCCGCCTTGACGTGCGCCTCCTCGTACAGCTCGCGCTGGGCCGCGTGCAGGGGGTTCTCGCCCGGCACGTCGAGCAGCCCGGCCGGGATCTCCCACAGCTTCTCGCGGACGGGGTGGCGGTACTGCCGGAGGACCAGGACCCGGTCCTGCCCGTCGAGGGCGAGGACGGCGACGGAACCGGGGTGGACCTGGTAGTCGCGGCGGACGACCGAACCGTCGGGCATGACCACCTCGTCGGTGCGCACGGAGGTCTTGTTGCCGACGAACGGCGTCTCGCTCGCCCGGACCTCCCACTCCTCGGCGGTGTCCTTGATCGTCATGTCGACTCGTCCTCCCACACGTGCAACAAAGAAACCGGGGCACACATCCCGAAAGACATGCACCCCGGTCACCGTACAGCGCTTGTGCCGCTCGGATTTACTTACCGGTCTTGCGCTCCACCGCGGCCTTCACCAGCCCGGCGAAGAGCGGGTGCGGGCGGGTCGGGCGGGAGCGCAGCTCGGGGTGCGCCTGGGTCGCGACGAGGTACGGGTGGACCTCGCGGGGGTACTCGACGTACTCGACGAGCTTGCCGTCGGGAGAGGTTCCGGTGAACTGCAGACCGGCCTTCTTCTCCAGTTCCGCGCGGTAGGCGTTGTTCACCTCGTAGCGGTGACGGTGGCGCTCCTCGACGTACTCCTTGCCGTCGTACACCTCGCGCACGATCGAGCCCTCGGCGAGCTTCGCCGGGTACATGCCCAGCCGCATCGTGCCGCCCATGTCGCCCTCTCCGGCGACGATGTCGAGTTGCTCGGCCATGGTGGAGATGACCGGGTGGGCGGTGGCGGAGTCGAACTCGGTGGAGTTGGCGTCCGGGATGTCCGCCAGGTTGCGCGCGGCCTCGATCACGATGCACTGCAGGCCGAGGCAGAGGCCGAGCAGCGGGATCCCGTGCTCGCGGGCGTACTGGATGGCGCCGACCTTGCCGGAGACACCGCGGTCACCGAAGCCGCCGGGGATGCAGATGGCGTCGACGTCGGCGAGCTGGGCCGCGGCGCCGGCCGGGGTCTTGCAGTCGTCCGAGGTGACCCACTTGATCTTCACGCGGGCCTTGTTGGCGAAGCCACCCGCACGCAGCGCCTCGGTGACCGAGAGGTAGGCGTCGGGCAGGTCGATGTACTTGCCGACGAGCGCCAGGTTGATCTCGTGGAGC from Streptomyces sp. DSM 40750 includes these protein-coding regions:
- a CDS encoding NUDIX domain-containing protein, encoding MTIKDTAEEWEVRASETPFVGNKTSVRTDEVVMPDGSVVRRDYQVHPGSVAVLALDGQDRVLVLRQYRHPVREKLWEIPAGLLDVPGENPLHAAQRELYEEAHVKAEDWRVLTDVYTTPGGCDEAVRIFLARDLSAAEGQRFEVEDEEADMELARVPVDEVVRGVLAGELHNNCLVVGVLSLVAARSGEGVDALRPAEAPWPARPFES
- a CDS encoding tetratricopeptide repeat protein, which produces MADQAVDIGDARVSGTGRPPAVEAAPTDSQFLGRARELKELRADIGRAGLNTLAGRKAPHARVLLIAGRPGFGRTALAEELVRQVTDGYPDGVLRTRLTEPDGTRVPVESAARELLGELGLPTPAGADEDDLSEALREALADRRVVLLLDDAADAEQVDALLPDTPDSLVVAVSEGPLTGISDVRPCTLGGLDTKSAVELLERFTGSVRITVDPRSAEGLAEVCGAQPAALRLAGGWLAARPTAAVSDLAKQLRAEGDDSPPLAKVFKLSYASLPTTAARILRLLALAPAGLVDPHIASALAGCAIGAARTTLDDFVALGFLHPVDSPMPQYEVPGCLQPLLWALAESQERPGELQLARARMLERSVRLLQSCRAITETDSPLAREKLLGMPKALRFPSPRAAEEWLGVRRPALLAAARLAVADGELDTLARRLMSQLVRAMVAHFGTQAAAPDLYGIHRLVLDVAERRDLPREQAAALLNLGDLDARTGRTTAALARYRAALDAGRRANDPYATGRAMESVGGAHQELEDYERAADWYGRALAQRLARDERADAARLYGRIATAHTYAGRYGEALRNWSSALTGHRRLGDVGGQARALSEMARVQEYAGRPEEALRTCQEAVEWARRAEDTRLQAALQLRLADTLERLGDPAAARLHRRAAELLLGDELPDSETSEIEPEHGANACEIRSASAKD